The Humulus lupulus chromosome 4, drHumLupu1.1, whole genome shotgun sequence genome has a window encoding:
- the LOC133829889 gene encoding peroxisomal 2,4-dienoyl-CoA reductase [(3E)-enoyl-CoA-producing]-like, translated as MESPFRDVIMKGKVALITGGASGIGFEISTQFGKHGASIAIMGRRKQVIDSAVSALRSLGISAVGFQGDVRKQEDAKRVVESTFEHFGRLDILVNSAAGNFLVSPEDLSPNGFRTVLDIDSVGTFTMCHEALKYLKKGGPGRSSSGGGLILNISATLHYTAAWYQIHVAAAKAAVDATTRNLALEWGTDYDIRVNGIGPGPIGDTPGLSKLAPDEIRNNSREYMPLYKVGEKWDIAMAAVYLASDAGKYINGTTLVVDGGLWLSRPRHLAKEAVRQISRSVEKRSRDAPLVPRSKM; from the exons ATGGAGTCACCGTTCAGGGATGTTATAATGAAAGGTAAGGTGGCTTTGATAACAGGAGGAGCATCTGGAATTGGGTTTGAGATATCGACCCAGTTCGGCAAACATGGAGCTTCCATTGCCATTATGGGACGAAGAAAACAAGTCATTGACTCTGCTGTCTCTGCTCTTCGATCACTTGGAATTTCG GCTGTTGGTTTTCAAGGGGATGTTCGTAAGCAAGAAGATGCAAAAAGAGTTGTTGAATCAACTTTTGAGCATTTTGGGAGGCTTGACATTCTTGTCAACTCCGCAGCTGGAAATTTCCTTGTTTCACCAGAGGATTTGTCCCCTAATGGATTTCGAACAG TTCTGGACATTGATTCAGTTGGTACATTCACAATGTGCCATGAGGCACTAAAGTATCTGAAGAAAGGAGGGCCGGGAAGGAGCTCATCTGGTGGTGGATTGATATTGAACATCAGTGCTACTTTACATTATACAGCTGCTTGGTATCAAATCCATGTAGCAGCAGCCAAG GCAGCTGTTGATGCCACTACAAGAAACTTGGCATTGGAATGGGGAACTGACTATGATATTAGGGTCAATGGGATAGGACCTGGTCCTATTGGTGATACTCCGGGACTGAGTAAACTTGCACCCGATGAGATAAGAAACAATAGTAGAGAGTACATGCCGTTGTATAAAGTAGGAGAGAAATGGGACATTGCTATGGCTGCTGTTTATCTTGCTTCAGACGCAG GTAAATACATAAATGGAACTACCCTTGTTGTTGATGGAGGACTTTGGCTGAGCCGCCCCCGCCATCTAGCGAAGGAGGCAGTCAGGCAGATTTCAAGATCTGTGGAAAAGAGGTCTAGGGATGCACCATTAGTCCCAAGGAGCAAGATGTAA
- the LOC133829890 gene encoding uncharacterized protein LOC133829890, which yields MSFMKGDLLTKTRKLVKGLAMAEPRWLKAMEQAPPPTFPRSDGKVKTITLPEDVYTNKFYKKHPDSKHEEAFNFCSFDPPPARLFGWRILELKEQGVSEDAAMAIADMEYLSEKKAKKKAYARLKQISRIQGKKPPPNPYPSAIKEIQAEEKKYVHDRFFNPKIKEAVRQLKEERAERWGGNPF from the exons ATGTCTTTCATGAAGGGAGATTTGCTTACGAAAACCAGAAAGCTTGTCAAGGGTTTGGCCATGGCGGAGCCTCGTTGGCTCAAAGCAATGGAACA GGCACCACCTCCAACATTTCCTCGTAGTGACGGTAAAGTAAAGACAATCACTCTCCCAGAAGATGTTTATACCAACAAGTTCTACAAGAAACATCCAGATTCCAAACACGAAGAAGCCTTCAA TTTTTGTAGTTTCGATCCACCTCCGGCTCGTTTATTTGGTTGGCGTATTCTGGAGTTGAAGGAGCAAGGAGTTAGTGAGGATGCAGCAATGGCAATTGCAGAT ATGGAGTATCTGTCAGAGAAGAAGGCTAAGAAGAAGGCTTACGCTAGGTTGAAGCAAATTTCGCGTATCCAAGGGAAGAAGCCACCTCCTAATCCATACCCAAGTGCCATCAAAGAGATACAAGCTGAGGAAAAAAAATATGTTCATGACAGATTCTTTAACCCCAAAATTAAAGAAGCAGTGAGGCAACTGAAAGAGGAAAGAGCAGAACGCTGGGGTGGTAACCCATTTTAA